A region from the Lytechinus variegatus isolate NC3 chromosome 6, Lvar_3.0, whole genome shotgun sequence genome encodes:
- the LOC121417108 gene encoding uncharacterized protein LOC121417108, which produces MEVLNSNKGRVKIIFQGNMYTKHYEGKDSINWRCVRRAYGCKGTMKTSLNQTQPRPGNDHNHDIDQVGAEIAKARQEMKMRASTTHDTPKQIYTDTVRNLPREVQASLPSRAVVRRTLLNQRRGPAEPDSLADLVLDPEFTMTEGPNPAQFLLYDNGPQAQSRIIAFATEECLAHFANAELCYMDGNFAMSPKLFKQLYIVRVPLGLDNESVDVTVVYAFLQRKTKAIYVELFQAILDKVTELGLQPRLRTIVTDFEIAVMQASDEVFPPHRHQGCFYHLTQATWRKIQELGLIEHYRDTADFRHFVGMLDGLAFLPEVDIERGFDYLRNIAPPQANGLLEYFERTYVRGPVHQRQGQQFNMRYRLPPIFPPRTWNVNEATIDGNPRTNNSCESWNFGFLKQVGHYHPTFWKALQNLKAEQSAVEVAISQFLIGNPPKKEIKRVYRDLQHRLRNLCVDLRDGRRDMAQFLQAISHNIRPLRILNVEPDDA; this is translated from the exons ATGGAGGTGCTAAATTCAAACAAGGGAAGAGTGAAGATAATATTTCAAGGAAATATGTATACAAAACACTATGAGGGGAAGGATTCCATAAACTGGAGGTGTGTTAGGAGGGCTTACGGCTGCAAAGGGACTATGAAAACGAGCTTAAACCAGACACAACCGCGCCCGGGTAATGACCATAACCACGATATTGACCAAGTAGGAGCGGAAATTGCTAAGGCACGGCAAGAAATGAAGATGCGCGCATCTACCACCCACGACACGCCCAAGCAGATCTACACAGATACAGTAAGAAATCTTCCAAGGGAAGTGCAGGCAAGCCTGCCAAGCCGCGCAGTCGTTAGGAGGACCCTGCTTAACCAGCGCAGGGGACCGGCTGAGCCCGACTCTTTGGCTGATTTAGTTTTGGATCCGGAGTTTACGATGACTGAAGGACCAAACCCAGCACAATTTCTACTTTACGATAATGGGCCACAAGCTCAAAGTCGAATCATCGCCTTTGCCACAGAGGAATGCCTTGCTCACTTCGCAAATGCAGAGCTATGCTATATGGATGGAAATTTTGCTATGTCCCCGAAACTATTCAAGCAGCTCTATATAGTCCGAGTTCCCCTTGGCCTTGATAATGAAAGTGTTGATGTAACAGTTGTATATGCCTTTCTGCAGAGGAAAACCAAAGCGATATATGTGGAATTATTTCAAGCCATCCTAGATAAAGTCACAGAACTTGGACTTCAACCAAGACTTCGCACAATCGTAACAGATTTTGAGATTGCTGTTATGCAGGCTAGTGACGAGGTATTTCCTCCCCATAGACATCAAGGATGCTTCTATCACCTCACACAGGCGACTTGGAGAAAGATTCAG GAACTTGGATTGATCGAGCATTATCGTGATACTGCAGACTTCCGTCACTTTGTAGGCATGCTCGATGGCCTCGCCTTCTTGCCAGAGGTTGACATCGAAAGGGGGTTTGACTACCTGAGGAATATTGCACCACCACAAGCGAATGGCTTACTCGAGTACTTTGAGAGGACCTACGTACGAGGTCCCGTGCACCAACGTCAAGGGCAGCAATTTAATATGCGTTATCGACTTCCACCCATCTTCCCTCCCCGGACCTGGAATGTCAACGAGGCTACCATAGATGGCAACCCTCGCACCAACAATTCTTGTGAGAGTTGGAATTTCGGGTTCCTGAAACAAGTTGGGCACTACCATCCTACTTTCTGGAAGGCACTGCAAAACCTGAAAGCGGAGCAATCAGCAGTTGAAGTAGCCATTTCCCAGTTCCTGATTGGTAACCCGCCAAAAAAGGAGATAAAGAGGGTATATCGTGATCTGCAACATCGCCTCCGCAACCTCTGCGTAGACCTCCGCGATGGAAGGCGCGACATGGCACAGTTCCTGCAGGCAATAAGCCACAATATTCGACCACTTAGGATTTTGAATGTTGAGCCAGATGACGCCTAG